A stretch of DNA from Diospyros lotus cultivar Yz01 chromosome 14, ASM1463336v1, whole genome shotgun sequence:
TAGATTATCCTAAAGTGTCTAGTAAGATAGATATCATGTAGCAATATAAAAGGTTAGGTAGCAAGTAGTTAGAGATTAATGCAAACAATTGATAGGATGCATTTATGACACCGTGTTATGGAGTGTAAGATGGATAACTATATATACCTCTACCTTTTGAATTTGTAATTATCTAGAAGTTTagtaaaaaattcttatttaaatcCTAATAAAGAGCTTTCTCTCTTTAGAATTATTAGCAAGGTGTTCTTCCATCCCTCATAATTAAGTATGAAAGAATGTGAAAGGTTAACCTAGTCTAGTTTGATCGTGTGACATCCACTAAATGTTTTATGTCCTCGTGTGGGAACAAGTTAGGGTGTGACATTAGGGTAACTTTACTCGTAGAGCAATAAAGttataatttgatatataaagaagggaaaaattatataattagtttTTAACATTTCCATTTTGTAACAAATTGgacattgattttaatttttggcaaCGGAACCACTAAAGttttatttacattacaatttatttcattttgtagTTTTCGTCAAATTTTGGTAACGAAAACTaatataaatctcaaaatacTTAATTGTGGGGTTTGTATTAAGTTTAGATTATGTCATTTTTGAGTTCATGTTAATGTATATTaagtcaaattttgttaatagaatttgataaaaaaaattaaaatttaataattataataaaaaataaaacataataattaatttgttatggAGTATAAAGTTCGAAGCTAGTAATGTAATTTAGTCTATAAAGAATTTTgacagcatatatatatatacatatctaattgatatattaataaatcattaagaatattaatatttgaataatattgCTATTTGGTAAGATCTATAGCTTAAtgtcacataaaaaatataaaaaaaaaaaaagcattatGTATAGTaatattttcagtttttaaatttaagaacaaaatggttttaagtaatatttttataatttattatgaagtTATAGCCAATTCTCATAGGCATAAGTGAACATTTGGTCGGTTCAGTTATCGAACTGATCAAAATggtaaaattgaattgatagaacaaatacaaaaatcGAACAAATTGAAAAtcgaaaaaattgaacaaatatgaaaaaatcgGACTAaccaaaaaagttaaaaaaaatataaaaataaatgttactCAAGTAAGAATAAGTGTTATTCGATTAGAGagaatattactcgattaagacTTTGTGAGTAAATTTCAATTCAGAAAAATTACTTGATTGAAAAGATTTATTatttgagtaaaaataatacttattgattaaaaaatttatcttactcaaataaaaataacatttcaattagtttgattattttaatttttttaataaaaaaatcaaactgaatcaaaataaataaaaaattcaaatttagaaacCGAAAATCTATAAATTGAATCCAATCGAATCactaatttcaatttaattggttcgattattttgatttaactaaAACTTTACTTACCCAAGGAAATGGAGAGGGGGAAGAAagaagattaaaataaaaattattaaataatatatctaattattatttttgaattaaaaattaaaattaaacataaaactaaatttaaaatttaaaattagaaaatatttcaaagcaACCCCTTAAAAATCATAACATTGACAGGAGGGACTGATTTTGACACCCCTTCCAAAGTGGGCCACCCCCAATTCTCCAAGTGGCACTTCCTAACATTATCTTTTTGTaccaattattttaaatttttaattcaatttttttttattcgacTAATTTCAATGAGTAAATCCTGTTTTTTTAAACCTTACACCttaaatcatataatttttatttttagtttgaaTGAAAATTCTATATTaacaattagattatttttttataattaaaatatcatggTTATAAAttgagtattttaaaaaaaataataaaattatgtataaaaaatgATCACTTTCTCACTTTATTAGTGGAGTCAAGCGATAAAGAGTGTCTAGACACTCAAATATGACATTTGAATGATACTTTTCATCagtattttgtatattagtttgttGTCACGAATATCGAACTTAATGGTTCAAATAAcgttttttttaaaatgttatttagatacTTAAGATTAATCCTTATAGTGATCTAACGTACATTATaagatattaatttaaaaatattcttacaaATATGAAAGTTAAGTATTCAAATAGGATTTCCATATTTAGTTTGTAAGAAGAAGTAACCATTTTTGCCATAATTTCCCATTTCCCTCTCACCGATTGCCAAACGCATCCTAAACCTGtaaaaaaggggagaaaaaCAGATATGCAGAGTAACCCATCTTAATATCAGGTCACGCTCTCATCTCATCTCCTCTGAATCGAACtgtaagctctctctctctctccctctctctgtctGTGTAAGTAAAGGGAGTGGGTATAGTCTGTCCTTATTCTGGAATCTGGGTTCCTTGTTTAGTTTAGAGGATTGCCAAAACTCACCGATTCTTGGAGGTTCAGTTTAGGGGTTTATGATTCTGTTTGTGAGAGTCTCTTCCTGCTCGAGTTTGGTTAATCTTGATGTGACCACCCATATTTATAAATTGGAAGTTATCATTTCTTAGAATTGGAGCGTTTGGGGGTCTGAATAGAGTGTATCTCTGCgatgattttcattttggtaCCTTGTATATTGGATTGAATGATGAggaaattggggggggggggggggggggtttggaAATGACGTTTAAAATGTTCTTCTTTAAGCTAATCCTTTGACCTTTGTGAAATCAACTTATTTGCAGAAAAGTAAGTGATTGCGTACAAAAGTGACTCTCTTCCACCTTTTTATGCCCAAATTCTCCTGTATTAGACTCCCTTTGGTATATGTCTGTCTATTATCAAACAACAACAGCAAACATATCAAGTAATCTTAgccattattttatttatcacttTACCGTTTGTAAAAGGCCCTTATAACCGTATATATAAGCaaacaagagaaagaaactGTTTTCTTCCCTTGTCTGATAAAACAAGATGAATGACACATGAACTTCAAATTCCTTAAATTTCCTTCActttataattatgtatttttctgTTCACTTTCCCTTGTGTAAATGGTATGATAATTGGTGGGTGTGGGGTGGTTGTTTTGACATAATTCTTACATGTAACAAGTGGGTTTTCTGGTGTTTAGGGGGACTATAAGGAAATGGGTTTAGCATTTCAACTTTCCTGGTTCTTCTGCTCATTTCTTATCCCTAAAACTGCTTTGACATAATTCTTATACATTTTCTTGTTCTTGGCATGTCTGACTTCTGGTTTTGCTAGTATCCTCGGTCATGACTTTACTGTAACCCTTAATCAGTTTTGATCTTAACCATATTCAAGGAAATGTATATTTGATCTCATTTAAAGAGCAATTGACTCAGTGGAACATTGAGTCATCCATGTCTCATTTATCTCAGGCGGTAAATGCATTGTCTGTGTTATGATTTTTTcgtttttcctttccttctaaATTCCATGTTACAAGTTTGTATGACTGATTTTTGGGGATGGCATCTTCTCTAGAGAACATGGGTAATTTACTCTGTTGTGTACAAGTTGATCAATCCACAGTTGCCATTGAGGAGAAGTTTGGTAGGTTTGAGGGTATACTCAAGCCGGGATGTCACTGCGTACCTTGGTTCCTTGGCAGTCAGCTAGCTGGTCGCCTCTCTCTCCGGCTGCAGCAGTTGGATGTTAATTGTGAGACCAAGACAAAGGTCCATCTTTTTCCCCAAGAGTGAACATCATTCTACCTCTTTGCTTTGCTTTAAAATGTGAAAGTTTCGGGCTTTCCCCCTTGCTTCTTTTTCCAGATGTGAAACTCTTCGCTTCTTCAGACCACTTAACGCTTCAAAACTAACTGAAGacattttattttgtcattcttcttgttcattttaatttaagttgGCTATCGAAAGCATTAAACATGAACTTCTGTGTTAAATATGCCAATGTACTCATGCAactgatcatttttttttttttttttctcatttatcttACAGGACAATGTATTTGTGAACGTTGTTGCATCCGTGCAATACTATGCTCTGGCAGATAAGGCATGTGACGCTTTCTACAAGCTCACCAACACAAGGACCCAGATCCAGGCCTATGTTTATGACGGTACATAGTGCGTAAGTTGTTTCTAATAGAGTGAACTTTATTACAGTACTGAGTTTACCTTCACCATCTACTTAGTAATCAGAGCAACAGTTCCAAAGCTCAGTCTGGATGATGTATTTGAGCAAAAGAATGGCATTGCCAGAGCAGTTGAAGATGAACTCGAAAAGGTAATGGATTGAACAAATAGGCAGTAGAATGGTATCTTTAAGCCTATAACCTATCTTGGTTGTGACGCCTTTGCTTTTGAAATCATTCACAGGCAATGTCAGCTTATGGGTACGAGATTGTGCAGACACTGATTGTAGATATAGAACCCAATGAGAATGTAAAGCGGGCAATGAATGAAATCAATGCTGGTAAAGTATACAACAGCCCTATTCTAACTCTTAGATACCCATCTTGTTTCCCCATTTGCTTCATTCATATCGACTCTACATATGAATTAACCTTGTCAAATGAGGGATCTCTATGATCTTAACACATTTGGTTGAGAAGCTGTATACTCAATTCACTTTTTGCTGTGATTAAACCATTTAGCCGAGAGCTTTCCAAGGCCAAAAAAGGTGGGAAGAGTCATTTTTGAATCCCTGCCTGCTCATGGTTACCATCGTAATTCAAATCTGTGCATCCATTTAGTCATTTAATGGATGTATTTGtattacatttaaaaattatgttcttgCTCTAGACATCTTCCATTTACATACTAACAGATCAAAAAGATTCTTCCTAACTGAGCCAATTGTATGAATCCATGAGATAATCTTTTCACCATATGGATTGCCCATCCTTAGTTTTGATCAactattttgattaaattaccATGTTTCTCCAGCGGCAAGGCTGAGGCTGGCTGCTACTGATAAGGCAGAGGCTGAGAAAATTCTACAGATTAAGCGGGCTGAAGGTGAGGCCGAATCAAAGTACTTGTCGGGATTGGGCATCGCTCGCCAACGACAAGCAATTGTCGATGGGTTGAGAGAGAGCGTTGTGGGCTTCTCCATCAATGTGCCAGGAACTAGTGCAAAGGATGTTATGGATATGATCCTTGTCACCCAGTACTTTGACACCATGAAAGAAATCGGTGCTTCCTCCAAATCGTCTGCTGTATTCGTACCCCATGCGCCTGGTGCTGTGCACGACGTGGCTGCTCAGATCCACGATGGGCTTGTTCAAGCTTCAGAGCATTGATCTTCCAGTTTGATCTCAAGCTAGGTACTATCTTCCCCCCATGAATGTTACTGTATATAAGAGCAAGTCTGTTGCTGATTCTGCTAGTTATATATTCTTAGGTTTATGTCATGACTACTGTATATTAATCCTTCTCCACTAGTACTTAATGAAGAAACTTGCGAACCCAATAGGGTCGGGAGAGTTGTTTTTGTATGTAATCTTACCCTCACTTTGAATGTATGAAAACAGATTGAACTCAACAGCCAACTTACAGGAGCACTGACATTTGAACTGAAGGCCTACAGAAACTAGAGATTTGGTACCATGTTTGGCCTTTAGCTGCTAGATCAAAGGGGATCCATGAATTTCTTCAACTTTCAAATGGCATCAGTTAGATTGGATCCTGACCATGTAAGGTCGTAAATGAGATGAGTCGTTCGCGAACGACTTGGTGTTCGGGCTAGACAAAAGGGTGTTTGAGTTTGTTCGTTAAGATAAATGAACTGAACATGAGCTTAGTTTTGAAGTTCGATTTGTAAACGAGTCGATCTTAAGCTCAGtaaaatttggttcattaaaATTCTTGAACACATTTAATTAGAGgtttttaaatacaaataatcTCGGTTAAAGACTCGTAAATATCTTCGATTAGAAATTcgtgaataattttatttataaatatattttttaacataaaataattaaattttaaattattattataatacaattaaattaaatatgtattaaattattatatataatttaattatttagtataatataatatatatatatataataaaataaaataacaaattctgACGAGTTTGAATCCATTAAGTTCAAAAATTGGCACTCAAGTTCAAGTTTGATGAGTTAAGTTTTAAGTCTCAAGTTCAAACTTAAGTCTAAAAATTTACTTGCGAGCTGAATTTATGCTCGATGAAATTCAATTTCGCTTGAACTTGAGCCTAAAGGTTGACCCGCGAGCCGAATTTATGCTCAATGAAGTTCAGTTTCCCTGGATTCCATTGCAACCCCACAGCCATGTTGCAGCAGAAGGGTCCCGTGATGTAGAGACTTTgaaggcaaaaacaaaactcTTCTGAGATTTGATGGGATTAGATTTCAGTACTGTTGGTGGGCTTCTGCAGTTTCATTTCATGAACTTTATAACAAAAGACTGGGAGCCCTGTTGAAAATGAAAAGGTGGGGTTACAAACACGTGGCACCACTGATGGACGTTAATCATAGATGCGTCTAATCTGATTTTTCACATTTCACCTCAAATCTACAGTGGCACATCAGAGACCATGAATTGGCACCCATCATATCACGTCTCCCTGAAAAATTAACCAAGCCAAACTCAACAGGCATCAGGCTGTGCCAAAGCATTGCCAGTTATATGGTTTTACCACAATAATGGCAAAAACTTGGTTTAGCTGTTCTACCTAAGAGAGGCATTATGGatgtggaaaaagaaaattaggttaaaattatttgtaatcaCATGTAATTTGATAAGgtaaaagataaatattactTAAACATTCAAGAGAAACACTCTTTACTTACATtcttaatgtaaaaaatatcaCACTCAATATCATTcttaatatgtttaaataattaaaaagagagAGTGTGAAGCAATTCTTCCATGTTAGCATGCAAAATCAATTGGACAAAACTAGAGCAAGAGCTACCCTCCCATTTTCAAACTTTGCCTCCATTTTCTTGCCCCCTAATCTGCTCTCTGACCTCTTCTATATCATTATTTCAAACGCAGTCCGTCAATCAATTCAATtgcaaaataaaagaaaaaattaaaaataaaaaaataaaaaagatgagCCCCACCCATCACCTCACCTTTTCAAACCCAACTTTTCACTCCTTCCAAAGCTCTTATTGATCATATTCATACCTTTTTTCAACGCCAATCTTGACCAAATGGCTCCAATTCACAGCTCAGCTCTGCCCTTTCCCACAATTCCAGGGCCTGTAATGGGTAATGGGTCCTCTTCTCCGGCTACATCAACCGGTCAGACAAGCTCGGAAGCCTCTTGAAGAAGTTCAAGCTGGCCGGCGGCATTGGGTCTCTGAACATTGGGTGGCGCAGGAAATAAAACCCTAGAGCCACGGCCACCATTTTCGGCGGCACCACGTAGAGTGTCACTGTGATCATAAGGCACACTGCTATGAACAGTTTGGTTGCTCTCGGATCCCTCCAGCTCACCAGGGCTTGGACCCGCTCTCCTTGGGTAGCAAAGTCGCCCAACACTGTCTGGACCCGGGCAGCCAATGCCCGCAACCGGTCGTACCGGAACCGGATGATTTCTGGCGGTTTTGAACTTGGGATTGTATCGAATTCCTCGTCTAGTTCATCCGGGTCGACCATCTCGGCCTGGGAGAGCCGGGTATCCATGCCCGCCGGTATTTTGGGTCTGAACCGGTAGTACCATACTCCGATTAAGAACACGTATAAGAAGCCGGTTGGGACTATCAAATCTGGGTACCAAACCAGGACCAAGTAAAGCAAGTGGACCAGGATGGTCGTAACCGGGTTCCTCCACCTCCGAATATCGTCCACCCATTTGGCCAACCCGACGGCCCATGCGAGAACCGCCACGATCCGGAACCAGTTTGCCTTGCTCTTTCTCATGCTCCAAGTATATGAATCCGCGTCCAGCATGTACCTGACCACCTCCGCTCCCAACGGAGGCTCCGACCGGGCCAGCCACCCCGCCACCATTTTAATGGCGGCGCAGCGCAGCGCCTCCTGCTGCGCCACCCCGAGCGGGCGGAGGTAGTGCATTCTCGGCAGCAACGGCTGCCCGTATATAGCCGACGTCTCGGGCAGCATCGAGGGGCAGGCGAACCGGATCGCGATCTCGACTTCGCCCATTTTCTTCAACCCGGAATGGAGCAGGACGAGCAACGGGTAGGAATTGGTGTAGACCTTGTTGCTCTCGAGGGTGGAGACTCGGATCCGGATCTTACCAATGCGGCAGTCAGGTTTGTCGTCGGCCACGTCGGCGAACATCCGCCGGTTGTCGAAGACCCCGACGGTTAGGACGGTGCAGGGGTCGTAGACCTGCCACGTGTATTGCTCGTTCCATCGTGGATCAAAGCTGTCAGTGATCGTTCTTGTTCGGACCCACTTTTTCCCGTACTTTGCGACGCAGTAAGCGTCGGTGGACCCCTTCCCTCCGCCCTTTGGTTTCATGGGCAGCAACCCACGTGCCCCGAGGATGCCCAGCTCCAAGACTCCGATCGCCGGCTTCCAAAGCTGCTTCGCCGTCGGCCGGAAGTCGCTGCACACGTGCGCCGCCTCGTCCAGCACGTGATACCCACCCTCCAAGCACAGCCTCAGGTGTATCCTCCCGCAGTACATCCCGCCATTGGTCTCCAACCCGAACCACTTCGAGGCCACGTGGCGCTCATCGAGTCGTCGATCGATTGAGGCCACTGGGATCATGACGTGGCCGAGGAGCACGGGATCCTTGCCCGTGCGGTCCTCGACGAGCAAGATCAGGCTGTCTTCCAAAGGCTCGCCGGCGACGAAGATCAGGTCTTCGTGCCAGAAAAAAGACGCCGTGTGGTTGTTCATGGCTCCTCGCCGAGTTCGGATGGACTGGAAGCCTAGCTGAGCTTTGACTCGAACTTCGGGAGCTGTCAATGGAGGCAAATTCGGAGCAATGTCGAGGTCTTGAGCTTCGATCACGGTGACTCGGAGGTACCATAGCTTCGGAGACTGATAAACCTTGGAGCGCGTGTGTGCCACGTACGGGGCGTCGGAGCTCCAGGACTCCGGAAAAGCGTCGTCGGCTTGTGTTCCAATCCAGACAGATACCTGTATGTCGCCGGAGACTACGCCGGAATTTGGATCGTCGCCGGCGCCTTCGAGGCGGTACCACTGCGGAGCCAGAGGACTGTCTGGTGGATCGCGAACGGGGACGTCGGAGAGATCGAAGCACACGCCGCCGAGGAATTGCTCGGAAGGAAAGTCCCACACTGATATCTCTAGGGTTGAATGGCCGGAATCTAACTTATTGTGCGGGAGAGCGAAGACCTCATGCCATTCGTAGTTTCCTGACATCTCGCCGGGCTTGATCGTAGCCGGTTTGGACTTCTCGAAGTGGCTCGAAGTGCGAATTTTCACGTGGGGGCTCTCTTTGGCGGCGAGTCCGCGAGCTTTCACAATTCGGATGAAGAGGTACTGCATCGGCTCGACGAGATCGTACGCCGGAACCCTCTCTGATTCGACGGCTGACTTGCCTGAGATGACTCTCGGCGAGTAGTCTCCGTTTGGCCTCTTGTGAATCCTAACTCGTTCATTACATCCAACTCTCCCCGCCTGCATCTTCCTCACTTCCCGCTGATA
This window harbors:
- the LOC127790868 gene encoding hypersensitive-induced reaction 1 protein-like isoform X1, which produces MASSLENMGNLLCCVQVDQSTVAIEEKFGRFEGILKPGCHCVPWFLGSQLAGRLSLRLQQLDVNCETKTKDNVFVNVVASVQYYALADKACDAFYKLTNTRTQIQAYVYDVIRATVPKLSLDDVFEQKNGIARAVEDELEKAMSAYGYEIVQTLIVDIEPNENVKRAMNEINAAARLRLAATDKAEAEKILQIKRAEGEAESKYLSGLGIARQRQAIVDGLRESVVGFSINVPGTSAKDVMDMILVTQYFDTMKEIGASSKSSAVFVPHAPGAVHDVAAQIHDGLVQASEH
- the LOC127790868 gene encoding hypersensitive-induced reaction 1 protein-like isoform X2, with the protein product MGNLLCCVQVDQSTVAIEEKFGRFEGILKPGCHCVPWFLGSQLAGRLSLRLQQLDVNCETKTKDNVFVNVVASVQYYALADKACDAFYKLTNTRTQIQAYVYDVIRATVPKLSLDDVFEQKNGIARAVEDELEKAMSAYGYEIVQTLIVDIEPNENVKRAMNEINAAARLRLAATDKAEAEKILQIKRAEGEAESKYLSGLGIARQRQAIVDGLRESVVGFSINVPGTSAKDVMDMILVTQYFDTMKEIGASSKSSAVFVPHAPGAVHDVAAQIHDGLVQASEH
- the LOC127791198 gene encoding protein QUIRKY is translated as MTTSPHHQPPPRVVRKLAVEVVDARDLLPKDGQGSSSPYVVVDFDGQKRRTSTVCRSLNPVWNETLEFEVSDPNTMKDEAIEIEVFNDKRMSNGNARKNHFLGRVKQYGTQFARRGEEGLVYFQLEKKSVFSWIRGELGLRIYYYDELVEEQGKEDDPPQQHQQKNEKERTVVIGPQEDVRVLEVPVLREHVMEGSQSPPIVTIEESPPMVTVHPEHHHNYHHHDMSLPRGMQPEPITQPPQVQYQREVRKMQAGRVGCNERVRIHKRPNGDYSPRVISGKSAVESERVPAYDLVEPMQYLFIRIVKARGLAAKESPHVKIRTSSHFEKSKPATIKPGEMSGNYEWHEVFALPHNKLDSGHSTLEISVWDFPSEQFLGGVCFDLSDVPVRDPPDSPLAPQWYRLEGAGDDPNSGVVSGDIQVSVWIGTQADDAFPESWSSDAPYVAHTRSKVYQSPKLWYLRVTVIEAQDLDIAPNLPPLTAPEVRVKAQLGFQSIRTRRGAMNNHTASFFWHEDLIFVAGEPLEDSLILLVEDRTGKDPVLLGHVMIPVASIDRRLDERHVASKWFGLETNGGMYCGRIHLRLCLEGGYHVLDEAAHVCSDFRPTAKQLWKPAIGVLELGILGARGLLPMKPKGGGKGSTDAYCVAKYGKKWVRTRTITDSFDPRWNEQYTWQVYDPCTVLTVGVFDNRRMFADVADDKPDCRIGKIRIRVSTLESNKVYTNSYPLLVLLHSGLKKMGEVEIAIRFACPSMLPETSAIYGQPLLPRMHYLRPLGVAQQEALRCAAIKMVAGWLARSEPPLGAEVVRYMLDADSYTWSMRKSKANWFRIVAVLAWAVGLAKWVDDIRRWRNPVTTILVHLLYLVLVWYPDLIVPTGFLYVFLIGVWYYRFRPKIPAGMDTRLSQAEMVDPDELDEEFDTIPSSKPPEIIRFRYDRLRALAARVQTVLGDFATQGERVQALVSWRDPRATKLFIAVCLMITVTLYVVPPKMVAVALGFYFLRHPMFRDPMPPASLNFFKRLPSLSDRLM